CCGCGCGCCCGGTAGCAGGCCACGGCCGCGCCCTGCGCCAGATCGAACACGCCCGCGGTGACACAGGCCGCGACCTCCCCGACGGAGTGGCCGATCACCGCGGCTGGGGTGACACCGCGCTCGCGCAGCACGGCCGCCAGGCCGACCTGCATCGCGAAGGTCAGCGCCTGCACCCGGTCCGTGCCACCGAGTTCACCCGTCGTCAGCGCCTCGCGGGCCGAAAAGCCCAGTTCCGCACCGAAGATCGGGTCGACGATGTCGAGCACCGCGGCGAACGCCGGTTCGGAGGCCAGCAGCTCCCGACCCATCAGCGGCCAGTGCGAACCGTGCCCGGAGAACACCCAGACCGCGCCCGCGGACGCACCGGGCACCGGGGTGCCGCGGACCACTGCGGGGTCGCGTCCGTCGGTGGCCAGCACCTCAAGTCCATGCCGCAGTTCGTCGGCGTCCTCGGCAATGACGGCCGCGCGCACCGGTTCGTGGGTGCGCCGGACCCACGACGTCGCGGCGATCTGCTCCAGGGGCGCCGGTAGGTCCGAGAGGTGCTCGGCCACGGCGGCGGCCTGGGCGGCCAGGCGGGTCTCGGACCGGGCCGACAGTGGAATCACCGCCGGCGCGGTAGATGTGGGGGACACGCGCGCCTGGGCGGCCGGAGCCTCCTCGAGCAGCACGTGCGCGATGGTGCCGCCGTAGCCGTAGCTGCACACCGCGGCCCGGCGTGGCCGGTCACGTCGCCGTGGCCACGGCTGGACCTCAACGGGAACACGCAGTCCACTGGTGGCCCAGTCCACCGCGGGCGTCAGCGTGCGCACCCCCGCGGTCGGCGGGATGGCCTCGTGGTGCAGCGCCAACACGGCCTTGATCAGTCCGACGACACCGGCGCCGCCCTCGAGGTGGCCGGTGTTGGGTTTGACGGAGCCGACCATCGCCGGATCGCCGGCGGGCCGGGCTGCCCCGTACACCTCGGACAGCGCGGTGATCTCGACGGGATCACCTGTGGGAGTGCCTGTTCCGTGTGCTTCGAGGAAGTCGACACCTGCGGGGTCGACGCTCGAGGTCGCACACGCCAGGCGGAACAGGTCCGCCTGGGCCGCGCCGTTGGGCGACATGATGCCCACGGTCCGGCCGTCTTGGGCGACGGCACCACCGCGGACGACGGCCAGCACCCGGTCGCCGTCGCGGACCGCGTCCTCCAGTCGTTTGAGCACCACGACTGCGGCCCCCTCGCCGCGGCCATAACCGTCGGCGGAGGCGTCGAAGGTCTTGCACCGTCCGTCCGGGGCGGTCGCGCCGGCCACGTCGAGCACGCGGGTCAGGCCGGGCCCGATCAACGCGCTGACGCCACCGGCCAGCGCCAGCGAGGTCTCACCCGCGCGCAGCAGTTGGCAGGCCTGATGCACCGCGACGAGCGAGGCTGCACACGCCGCGTCCAGGGCGACGCTGGGTCCGCGCAGGTCCAACAGGTGCGACACCCGGTTGGCGACGCCACACAGCGAGGTGCCGATCCCGGTCCAGGCCTCGATGCCCGGCAGATCCTCCATCAGGAGCTTGCCGTAGTCGTCGGAGTTGACGCCCATGAGCACCGCGGTGTCGCTGCCGCCCAGCGAGCGCGGGGGCACACCGGCATGTTCGAGGGCCTCCCAGCTGACTTCGAGGGCAAGTCGCTGCTGCGGGTCCATCAGTTCGGCCTCGCGAGGCGAGACCCCGAAGAACTCCGCGTCGAAACCCGCGAGGTCGTCGAGGAACGTGCCGAACGGCGTGGTGTCCTTGAGCACTGCGGCATTGCGCGGGTCGCGGCGAAGGTAGGGCTCCCAGCGTTCGGCGGGCACCTCGCGCACCGCGCTGCGACCGTCGAGCAGGAAGTCCCAGAACGCCTCGGGCGTGGTTACGTCCCCGGCCAGCCGGCAGCCGAGGCCGATGATTGCGATCGGCGAAAGATGTTCGCTGGAACCGTTATTCATGGTCATGTCAGTGAGATTCCTGTGCTCGCAGTGCTGTCGATACTGGCACGTCGAGCGCCGAGTGTGGGGGCTACGTCCTGTGTCATGCCTGCGCCAATGTGGCCAGGATCTGCTTCTTGTCCACCTTGCCGACCGCGGTCTTGGGCAGCGATCTCATCGGGGCCAGCGCGTCCGGTTTGGTGTGGGCGGACACGCCGCGGTCGTCGAGGAATTCATGAAGTTCGGCCAGCGTGATCGGCGCACCCTTGAAAACGACTGCGGCGCAGATTTTCTCGCCCAGGTATTCGTCGGGTAGTGCGACGGCGGCGGCATCGGCGATCGCCGGGTGGGAGTTCAGGTGCTCTTCGAGATCCGACGCCGACACGGTCTCACCGCCACGATGGATCACGTCCTTGATACGTCCGGTGACCTCGACGTACCCGGCTCGGGGACCGTCGGTGAAGATGCGCACGCGGTCGCCGCTGCGATAGAAGCCGTCCGGGCTGAACGAGCGGGCGTTGGCCTCGTCGGCGCGGTAGTAGCCGCTGAGTGTGTAGGGGCCGCGCACCAGCAGTTCACCCTCTTCGCCGGGTGCGACCTCGTCGCCGAATTCGTCGACGACCTTCATTTCGTCGTGCGGGGACATCGGCCTGCCCTGCACGTTGTCGACGACCTCGATCGGGTCGCCGGGGCGGGTGAAGTTCAACATGCCCTCGGCCATGCCGAAGATCTGCTGCGTGCCCGCGGACAGGTTCTCCCTGATGAAGCGCGCCTCGTCAGGCATCATCCGGGACCCGCCGACCTGGACCACCCGCAGCGACGTCGGCAGTACGGGTTCCCAGTCGCAGGCCTGCGCCCACAGCTTGGCCAGCGCGTTGACCAGGCCCGTCACAGTGACCTGATGTTTGTCGATCAGCGCGAAGGCCGCCTCGGGGCTGGGGTCGTCGGTGAAAATCGTTGTGGCGCCGACGGTCATCGAGCCCAGCAGGCCCGGGCAGGCCAGCGGGAAGTTGTGCCCCGCGGGCAGCGCGACCAGATAGACGTCGTCGCCGGTCATCCCGTACGCCTGGGCACAGGCCACGGCGTTGTAGCGGTAGTCGTCGTGCGTGCGGGGGATGAGCTTGGGCAGGCCCGTCGTCCCACCGGACACGAGGAGCAGCGCGGGAAGGCTGGGATCGGGCACCGAGAACTGCGCGACGGGACCGGCGTGATCGGTCACATCGGACCAGCGCTGGAAGTCCCCGGGTTCCCCGTCGACCAGCACCCGGGTCAGGCGCGGATGCTCGCGCACCAACTCGGCCGCCATCTGGCGGTAGTCGAACCCGCCGGCCTGGTCGGTGATGATCAACCCGACCGCGCCGCTGACCTGCGCGAAATGCCCCAGTTCGGCGCTGCGGTGGCCGGGCAGGCACATCACCGGCACCACACCCGCGCGCAGCAGACCGAACAGGGCGACCGCGAACCGGCACGAGTTGGGAAGTTGCAGCAGGACCCGGTCGCCGGCGTGGAAACCGAGGTCGAGCAGCGCGGATCCGATCCGGTCCGCTGCCGCGTCCAGTTCGGCGAACGTCCACCTCTCCCGGGGGTCCACGACGGCGCATTTGCCAGGCCAGCGCGCTGCGGCCTCTCGCAGGATCGAATCCAGCGGCAGACCCACCCAATAGCCGGCCTGTCGGTAAACCTCGGCACGATCGGCCGGGCAGGCGACGAAACCCTGCGCGAGGTCGTCAATCTCGGACCGTTCAACTTCGGCGCTCGGGTCAAAACCGGTGCTCATCGCGGTACAGGCCGCCCTTCCGGGTAGATGTGTCCGGACGATCATATATAGGGTAGCCTCCACAAAGTTAGGGCAGCCTTTGTTGATTGTTGGGAGGACCGATAGTGGGTCGCGCTGCGACGAGCTCGCTGACCGTCCAAGAGCAGGTCGCTGAGCTGCTCGGCATCAGCCCGGACGCGCTGGACCCCGACGCCGACCTCATTGCCTCGGGCCTGGACTCTATCCGGATGATGTCGCTGTCCGGGCGGTGGCGCAGGCAGGGCATCGACATCAACTTCGCCCTACTGGCCGAGAACCCCACGGTCGCGGCCTGGACCCAACTGGTCACCGAGCGGTCCGGCGACTCCGAATCACCCCAGGCCCCGGAGCCCCAGGACAGCCCGGAAGAGGGGGACACCTTCCCCTTGGCCCCGATCCAGCACGCGCTGTGGCTGGGCCGCAATGAGGAGCAGGCGCTCGGCGGGGTGGCCCCGCACCTGTACGTCGAGTTCGACGGCGAGGGCGTCGACCCCGGCCAACTGCGCGTCGCCGCGGCCGCGCTGGCGCGTCGCCACCCGATGCTGCGCGTCGAGATCCTGCCCGACGGCACCCAGCGGATCACCGACCGCACGCTGCCGGTCGAGATCGTCGACCTGCGCGACGAGGACGAGACGACGGTCCCGCAGCGCCTCGAGGAGATCCGCGACGCCAAGTCACACCAGATCCTGCACGGTGAGGTGTTGCAGATCGCCCTGACGCTGCTGCCGCAGGGACGCACGCGCCTGCATGTCGACATGGACATGTCGGCCGCCGACGCCGTGAGCTACCGCAACTTCATGGCCGACCTCGCGGTGTTCTACCGCGGCGACGACCTGCCCGACCTCGGCTACACCTACCGCGAGTACCGGGCCGCGCTGACCGCGTCGGCCCCGGTGTCCGACGAGGACCGGCGGTGGTGGGCCGAACGTGTCCCGCATCTGCCCGAACCGCCGTCGCCACCGCTCGTGCCGGCTTCCGAGCAGGCCAACCCGCGCCGCAACACCCGGCGCTGGCACTTCTTCGACGCCGACGTCCGCGAGGCCCTGTTCGCCGCCGCGCACCGACGCGGTGTCACCCCCGCCATGGCGATCGCCGCGTCCTACGCCGGAACGCTCGCGCGCTGGTCCACGAGTGCGCACTTCCTGCTCAATCTGCCGATGTTCGGCCGCGAACCCTTCCACCCCGATGTCGAGAAGCTCGTCGGCGACTTCAGTTCGTCACTCATGCTCGACGTCGACCTCACCGCGGCGCCCACCGCGGCCGACCGTGCGCGGGTCCTGCAGCAGTCGCTGCACGCCAGCGCGGGGCACTCGAGCTACTCCGGACTGTCGGTGCTGCGCGACCTCACCCGGCACCGCGGCCTGCCCACCCTCGCGCCGTTCGTGTTCACCAGCGCGATCGGCCTGGGTGACCTGTTCGCGGGCGACGTCACCGACCAGTTCGGGGCCTGCGTGTGGCACATCTCGCAGGGGCCCCAGGTTCTACTGGACGCGCAGGCCACCCCGTACGACGGCGGCCTGCTGATCAACTGGGATGTCCGGGAGGATGCGTTCCGGCCCGGCGTCGCCGATGCGATGTTCGCCCACCATGTCGCCGAACTCATCCGGTTGGCCCACGACGATTCCGCGTGGGAGGCCCTCGACACGTCCGCGGCACCCGAAGAGCAGCTTGCGGTGCGTGCGGCCCTCAATGACACCCACCCGGGAAGCTCAGAAGCGTTGCACGACGGATTCTTTCGCGCCGCCGAGCAGCAGCCCGATGCGCCCGCGGTGTACAGCGGCCTCGGTGACCTGACGTACGGGCAACTGCGCGAACAGGTCCTGGCGGTGACGGCCACGCTGCGCGAACGCGGTGCCGGCCGCGGCGACACAGTCGCGGTGATGGGCCCCAAGACCGCCGAGCAGATCCCGGCCCTGCTGGGCATCCACGCCGCCGGTGCGGTGTACCTGCCGATCGGCGTCGACCAACCGGCCGACCGCGCGCAGCGCATCCTCGCCGGTGCGGGCGTGCATTCGGCCCTGTTCTGCGGGCCACGCACGGCTGCGATGGATGACCTGCCGGTGCCCGCGCTGACCGTCGCCGAGGCGGTCGAGCAGGGCCGCTACCGCGCCGCCGAGACCGCACCCGCCGTCACCGACCCGCACGACGTCGCCTACGTGCTGTTCACCTCGGGATCGACGGGGGAGCCCAAGGGCGTCGACGTCACCCACGACGCCGCGATGAACACCGTCGAGTTCATCAACGACCACTTCGAGATCGGGCGCCACGACCGCTGCCTGGCGCTGTCCACGCTGGAATGTGACATCTCGGTGCTGGACATCTTCGGCATGCTGCGCGCCGGCGGATCGATCGTCGTGGTCGACGAGGACCAGCGCCGCGACCCCGATGCGTGGGCACGGCTGATCCGCGACCACGACGTCACGGTGCTGCACTGGCTGCCGGGCTGGCTCGAGATGCTGGTCGCGGTGAACCCCGAGCTGCCCTCGGTGCGGGTGGTGCCCACCGGCGGTGACTGGGTGCGCACCGAGATGGTCCGGGCCCTGCGCGCGCAGGCGCCGCACGCCCGCATCGCCGGACTGGGTGGGGCGACCGAGACCGCCATCCACAACACCTGGTACGAGGTCACCGACCTGCCGGCGGGCGCCGCGGTTCCGCTGGGCCGGCCGTTGCCCAACAACACCTGTCGCGTCGTGGCGCCGGACGGCACCGACTGCCCGGACTGGGTGCCCGGCGAGTTCTGGGTCGGTGGTCGGGGTGTCGCCGCGGGATACCGCCGCCGACCCGAACTCACCGCGGAGAAGTTCGTCGAGCAAGGCGGCGTCCGGTGGTACCGCACGGGCGACCTCGCGCGCTACCTGCCCGACGGGACACTCGAATTCGTCGGCCGTGCCGACCACCGCGTCAAGATCAGCGGGTACCGCGTCGAACTCGGCGAGGTCGAGGGTGCCCTGAACCGGTTGCCATTCGTCGACGGCGCGGTCGCCGCGGTCGTGCCTGCCGCGGGTGATGCGACACGCGAACAGTTGACCGCCCTGGTCCGGGTCACCGACCCGCAGGCGACGCCGCAGCGACTCACCGCCGCGGTGGCCGGATTGGTTCCGCCGCATATGGTTCCGGACGTCCTCGAAATCGTCGAGACCATCCCGTTCACCGTCGGCGGCAAGATCGATCGTCGCGCCGCGGCCGACCTGCTGGTCCAGGCCGCCCAGCGGCGTGGGAGCGAGCACACCGCGACCCACGTGGCGCCTTCGACACCCCTGGAACGTGCGCTGGCCGACATCATCTCGAACCTGCTGCGCGTCGAGGCGCTCAGCGTCGATGACGACTTCTTCGGCCTCGGTGGCGATTCTGTGCTGGCCACGCAGTTGGTGGCGCAGATCCGGGCCTGGCTCGACACCCCGACGGTGATGGTCGCCGACATCTTCGCCGCGCGCACGGTCGGGGGTCTCGCGACACTCCTGCAGGACCGCGAACCCGGCAGCGATCGGCTGGTGCAGGTCGCCGAGGTCTATCTCGAGGTGCTGGAGATGGAACACAGCGAAGTGGTGTCCGCACTCGACGCGTCGGTGGCGTCATGACCACCGGTGTGGACTTCCCGTCCTGGATCAAACAGTTCCCCGGCACCGCACCGGGTGCGACCGTGATCTTCCCGCACGCGGGAGGTGCGGCCGCTGCCTACCGTGGATTCGCTAAGGTTCTGTCGGACAACGAAACTCCCGCGATCATCGTGCAGTACCCGCAGCGCGCCGACCGGCTCACGCACCCCGCGGTCGGCACCGTCGGGGAGATCGCGGAACAGCTGTTCGGCGCCGGTGACTGGTCCGGTGCCGCGCCGCTGACCCTGTTCGGGCACTGCATGGGTGCGGTCGTGGCGTTCGAATTCGCACGCATCGCCGAGGCCCGCGGCGTCGAAGTCCGTGCGCTGTGGGCGTCGGCCGGGCAGGCCCCGTCGACCGTCACCGAGGGATTCCCACTGCCGAGCACCGACGCCGAGGTGCTCGCCGACATGATCGACCTCGGCGGCACGAATCCCGTCCTGCTCGAGGACGAGGATTTCGCCGAACTGCTGATGCGCGCCGTCAAGGCGGACTACCGCGCGCTGAGCACCTATTCCTGTGCCCCGGACGTCACGATCCGCGCCGACATCCACGCCCTCGGCGGCAGTGCGGATCACCGCACCAGGAGGGAGTGGCTGGACCGCTGGGAATCCCACACCACGGGCCGCTTCACCTGTGAATTCTTCGACGGCGGGCACTTCTACCTCAACGACCACCTGAACGCGGTGGCTCAACTGGTGGGCAGAACATGACCGACCCCGTGGTGATCGTGGGCATGGCGCTGGAGACACCCGGCGATGTCGACACCCCGGAGGCCTTCTGGACCCTGCTGACCGAACAGCGCGAGGCCCTGGGCCCGTTCCCCACCGACCGCGGATGGTCACTGAACGAACTCTTCGAGGGTTCGCGTCGGGAGGGGTTCACCCAGATCCACAATCTCGGTGGATTCCTCTCCAGTGCAGCCGAATTCGATCCCGAGTTCTTCGGCATCTCGCCGCGCGAGGCGGTGGCGATGGACCCCCAGCAGCGCGTCGCGCTGCGCCTGGCCTGGCGTGCCGTCGAGAACAGCGGCATCAACCCCGACGACCTCGCCGGTCACGACGTCGGCTGCTACGTCGGCGCATCCACCCTCGAATACGGCCCACCCATGGCCGAGTTCTCGCACCACAGCGGGCATCTGATCACCGGCACCTCGCTGGGCGTGATCTCCGGGCGCATCGCCTACCTGCTCGATTTCGCCGGACCGGCGGTCACGGTCGACACCTCGTGCTCCTCGGCCCTGGCCGCGTTCCACACCGCGGTTGCTGCCCTGCACAGCGGGGACTGCGACCTCGCACTGGCCGGTGGCGTCACCGTGATGGGCTCACCCGGCTACTTCGTCGAGTTCTCCAAGCAGCACGCACTGTCCGACGACGGCCACTGCCGGCCCTACAGCGCACACGCCTCCGGCACCGTGTGGGCCGAGGGTGCGGCGATGTTCCTGCTGCAGAAGCGCTCTCGCGCACTGGCCGACGGCAGGCCCATCCTGGCCGAGGTGACCGCGAGCGTGTTGAACTCCGACGGGCGCACCACCGGACTGACCGCGCCGAGCCAGGCCGCCCAGGTGCGCCTGTTCCGCCGCGCGCTCGACCGGGCAGGACTCGCACCCGAGCAGGTCGACGTCATCGAGGGGCACGGCACCGGCACCCGCCTGGGGGATCGCACCGAACTGCGGTCCCTGGCCGCAACCTACGGCGCCGCGGCGCCCGGCACCGGTGCGGTCCTGGGTTCGGTGAAGTCCAACCTGGGCCACACCCAGGCCGCCGCGGGGGCACTCGGCCTCGCCAAGGTGCTCGTCGCCTCCGCGCACGGCAGCATCCCCCCGACACTGCACGTCGACGACCCCAGCACCGAAATCGACTGGGAGAGTCAGGGGCTGCGCCTCGCCGACAAGCTGCGCCCCTGGCCGGCCACCAACGGCCGCCGCACCGCCGCGGTCTCGGCGTTCGGAATGAGCGGCACCAACACCCATCTCCTCGTGTCGATGCCCGAGCAGGAGGCGTCGTGACGCGCGCCGAAACAGGGCCCGACGGGCGCACCCCCGTGCTGATCAGCGCCCACGTCGAGGACCTGATGGCGCGTGACGCCGCGGCCATCCACCGCTTCCTCGACACCGACCGTGGCCGCACCGCGAGCGTGGTTGACGTCGCGGCGCATCTGCTGCGCACCCGCCGAATCCGGCGGCATCGAACCGTGATTCGCGCCGCCGACCGTGACGAACTCCGCGCCGGTCTGGTTGCCGCAGCCAACGGCGCCGAACATCCGCTGGTGTCCCACTCGTCGGCGAGTCGACCGCCGCGGGTAGCGTTCGTCTTCCCCGGCCAGGGCGGTCAACACCCCGGTATGGGCGCCGACGCCCACCGGCACCTGCCCGGCTACCGCGACGCGGTCGACGAGTGTGTCGCGGCGTTCGCGGCCGCCGGACACGCGACGCCGCTGCGCTACCTGACCGAGGTCGACGCCCCGGAGTCGTTCTCCGAGATCGAGATCCAGGGCGGCCAGTTCGCCCACGCGGTGGGCCTGGCGGCCGCCTGGCGCAGTCACGGCGTGACCCCGGATCTCACGGTCGGGCACAGCCTCGGTGAGATCGCCGCGGCCTACGTCGCGGGAACGATGGACCTCACCGATGCCGTGACGGTCGTCGCGGCCCGCGCGGGTGTGGTCGACCGACTCACCGGCTCCTACGCCGTCGCGGCCCTGGGCATCACGGCCGACGCCGCACGCGCACTGATCGAAGACATCCCGGGCTGGCTCGAACTCTCGGTGATCAACGCCAGTGCGGCGGTCGCCGTCTCGGGTGACGCCGACGCCGTCGCTGCTGCGGTCGAACGGGTCCGGGCCGACGGCCGACTCGGCACCGGGATCACGGTCAACTTCCCCGTTCACACCAGCGTGCTCGAGCCCCTTCGGGACTGGGTGCAGGGGCAACTTCCCGCCGCGCAGTTCTCCGAGAGCGCCGTCCAGTTCGTCGGCGGCACCACCGGCGCCGTCGTCGCCCCCGGCACCGGGTTCGTCGACTACTGGTACGCCAACCTGCGCCACACCGTCCGATTCGACCACGCCGTGCAGGCCGCGATCGACTGCGGCGCAGGCGTCTTCGTGGAGCTGTCGAGCCACCCGGCGCTGCTGCACGCGATCGCCGAGCGTGCGGGCGAGGCGGTGCTGGCCGGAACGGGACATCGAGACCACCCGTTGCCGCAGCAGTTGGCGGCCAACATCGCCGCGGTCGCCGTGGCCGACCCGACCTACGTGTGGCGTGAGTTCGTCACCAACGGAGTCCCATTGCAGGGGTTCCCCAACGCCCCGATGCGCGCCGGGAAGCTCTGGGCACAGCGGGAACCGCTGCCCCCGGTGACCGGTTTGACCGTGACCGCGGAGTCGTGGCTGCCGCTGCCCACTCCCGCACCCCGAGACCGGCCCACGGTGGCGGTGCTGCCTCTCGGCAACCCCACGTCGTTGGCGCACGGACTGAACACGGTGCTCGGCGGCGCTACGCCTGAGGGCGCCGAGATCCTGGTCGTGGTGGCTCCCGACCACGGGGACTCCGACGTCCCC
The DNA window shown above is from Mycolicibacterium confluentis and carries:
- a CDS encoding non-ribosomal peptide synthetase gives rise to the protein MGRAATSSLTVQEQVAELLGISPDALDPDADLIASGLDSIRMMSLSGRWRRQGIDINFALLAENPTVAAWTQLVTERSGDSESPQAPEPQDSPEEGDTFPLAPIQHALWLGRNEEQALGGVAPHLYVEFDGEGVDPGQLRVAAAALARRHPMLRVEILPDGTQRITDRTLPVEIVDLRDEDETTVPQRLEEIRDAKSHQILHGEVLQIALTLLPQGRTRLHVDMDMSAADAVSYRNFMADLAVFYRGDDLPDLGYTYREYRAALTASAPVSDEDRRWWAERVPHLPEPPSPPLVPASEQANPRRNTRRWHFFDADVREALFAAAHRRGVTPAMAIAASYAGTLARWSTSAHFLLNLPMFGREPFHPDVEKLVGDFSSSLMLDVDLTAAPTAADRARVLQQSLHASAGHSSYSGLSVLRDLTRHRGLPTLAPFVFTSAIGLGDLFAGDVTDQFGACVWHISQGPQVLLDAQATPYDGGLLINWDVREDAFRPGVADAMFAHHVAELIRLAHDDSAWEALDTSAAPEEQLAVRAALNDTHPGSSEALHDGFFRAAEQQPDAPAVYSGLGDLTYGQLREQVLAVTATLRERGAGRGDTVAVMGPKTAEQIPALLGIHAAGAVYLPIGVDQPADRAQRILAGAGVHSALFCGPRTAAMDDLPVPALTVAEAVEQGRYRAAETAPAVTDPHDVAYVLFTSGSTGEPKGVDVTHDAAMNTVEFINDHFEIGRHDRCLALSTLECDISVLDIFGMLRAGGSIVVVDEDQRRDPDAWARLIRDHDVTVLHWLPGWLEMLVAVNPELPSVRVVPTGGDWVRTEMVRALRAQAPHARIAGLGGATETAIHNTWYEVTDLPAGAAVPLGRPLPNNTCRVVAPDGTDCPDWVPGEFWVGGRGVAAGYRRRPELTAEKFVEQGGVRWYRTGDLARYLPDGTLEFVGRADHRVKISGYRVELGEVEGALNRLPFVDGAVAAVVPAAGDATREQLTALVRVTDPQATPQRLTAAVAGLVPPHMVPDVLEIVETIPFTVGGKIDRRAAADLLVQAAQRRGSEHTATHVAPSTPLERALADIISNLLRVEALSVDDDFFGLGGDSVLATQLVAQIRAWLDTPTVMVADIFAARTVGGLATLLQDREPGSDRLVQVAEVYLEVLEMEHSEVVSALDASVAS
- a CDS encoding beta-ketoacyl [acyl carrier protein] synthase domain-containing protein translates to MTDPVVIVGMALETPGDVDTPEAFWTLLTEQREALGPFPTDRGWSLNELFEGSRREGFTQIHNLGGFLSSAAEFDPEFFGISPREAVAMDPQQRVALRLAWRAVENSGINPDDLAGHDVGCYVGASTLEYGPPMAEFSHHSGHLITGTSLGVISGRIAYLLDFAGPAVTVDTSCSSALAAFHTAVAALHSGDCDLALAGGVTVMGSPGYFVEFSKQHALSDDGHCRPYSAHASGTVWAEGAAMFLLQKRSRALADGRPILAEVTASVLNSDGRTTGLTAPSQAAQVRLFRRALDRAGLAPEQVDVIEGHGTGTRLGDRTELRSLAATYGAAAPGTGAVLGSVKSNLGHTQAAAGALGLAKVLVASAHGSIPPTLHVDDPSTEIDWESQGLRLADKLRPWPATNGRRTAAVSAFGMSGTNTHLLVSMPEQEAS
- the mbtD gene encoding mycobactin polyketide synthase MbtD gives rise to the protein MTRAETGPDGRTPVLISAHVEDLMARDAAAIHRFLDTDRGRTASVVDVAAHLLRTRRIRRHRTVIRAADRDELRAGLVAAANGAEHPLVSHSSASRPPRVAFVFPGQGGQHPGMGADAHRHLPGYRDAVDECVAAFAAAGHATPLRYLTEVDAPESFSEIEIQGGQFAHAVGLAAAWRSHGVTPDLTVGHSLGEIAAAYVAGTMDLTDAVTVVAARAGVVDRLTGSYAVAALGITADAARALIEDIPGWLELSVINASAAVAVSGDADAVAAAVERVRADGRLGTGITVNFPVHTSVLEPLRDWVQGQLPAAQFSESAVQFVGGTTGAVVAPGTGFVDYWYANLRHTVRFDHAVQAAIDCGAGVFVELSSHPALLHAIAERAGEAVLAGTGHRDHPLPQQLAANIAAVAVADPTYVWREFVTNGVPLQGFPNAPMRAGKLWAQREPLPPVTGLTVTAESWLPLPTPAPRDRPTVAVLPLGNPTSLAHGLNTVLGGATPEGAEILVVVAPDHGDSDVPEAAVALAKLVQDGLLRYVDQIGPSCRQVWLVTVGAEQTGIADPKPSPVAAALAAVHRSLGFEHPDQTFHHLDTVPGVPAEVVLDVVRTGGGELALRHVDGRPQLYRRDPKAFTASSVTAPDLALGGGLLDEVVITGGAGAIGLQYARHLAERGARRIVLLSRRAVDPTVCAALTEAHGTEVVSVPCDITDAAQLGAAAAQFGGQGASLIVHCAGLARFGTGDHLDTTAFIQALSAKVIGAVRIAEMWPHRPESRMLLCSSMSGVWGGHGHAAYAAANRMLDVVAHRVRATGRRCVSVRWGLWGDGGIVDAAEVANIERSGLRQMPAEQAIAASLRDHTVDPLVLAADPERLRIFLDSLDAPVPASAAEPAAPAADLSTADTVRAELAAVLSLPDPDVLDLNASLFDLGVDSLLALDLRKRLNRVMGRTVGLARLLGGITGAELVSDLERK
- a CDS encoding thioesterase II family protein; protein product: MTTGVDFPSWIKQFPGTAPGATVIFPHAGGAAAAYRGFAKVLSDNETPAIIVQYPQRADRLTHPAVGTVGEIAEQLFGAGDWSGAAPLTLFGHCMGAVVAFEFARIAEARGVEVRALWASAGQAPSTVTEGFPLPSTDAEVLADMIDLGGTNPVLLEDEDFAELLMRAVKADYRALSTYSCAPDVTIRADIHALGGSADHRTRREWLDRWESHTTGRFTCEFFDGGHFYLNDHLNAVAQLVGRT
- a CDS encoding (2,3-dihydroxybenzoyl)adenylate synthase, with translation MSTGFDPSAEVERSEIDDLAQGFVACPADRAEVYRQAGYWVGLPLDSILREAAARWPGKCAVVDPRERWTFAELDAAADRIGSALLDLGFHAGDRVLLQLPNSCRFAVALFGLLRAGVVPVMCLPGHRSAELGHFAQVSGAVGLIITDQAGGFDYRQMAAELVREHPRLTRVLVDGEPGDFQRWSDVTDHAGPVAQFSVPDPSLPALLLVSGGTTGLPKLIPRTHDDYRYNAVACAQAYGMTGDDVYLVALPAGHNFPLACPGLLGSMTVGATTIFTDDPSPEAAFALIDKHQVTVTGLVNALAKLWAQACDWEPVLPTSLRVVQVGGSRMMPDEARFIRENLSAGTQQIFGMAEGMLNFTRPGDPIEVVDNVQGRPMSPHDEMKVVDEFGDEVAPGEEGELLVRGPYTLSGYYRADEANARSFSPDGFYRSGDRVRIFTDGPRAGYVEVTGRIKDVIHRGGETVSASDLEEHLNSHPAIADAAAVALPDEYLGEKICAAVVFKGAPITLAELHEFLDDRGVSAHTKPDALAPMRSLPKTAVGKVDKKQILATLAQA